In a genomic window of Magnolia sinica isolate HGM2019 chromosome 14, MsV1, whole genome shotgun sequence:
- the LOC131225483 gene encoding probable 26S proteasome non-ATPase regulatory subunit 3, with protein MAAPQPPSGKTTEDVEMKEVLEAPSNSVPSSVPSVLHHLKEIASLIEMGTYAKEVRRIMRAVRLTIALRRKLNAPTLSTFLCFTLIPGSDAHSRLSSYVPKEDEHEMEIDTATSATQAPAKHSLPEVEIYCYLLVLIFLIDQKRYNEAKACSSASIARVKNLNRRTVDVLASRLYFYYSYSYELTDSLSEIRRNLLALHRMATLRHDELGQETLLNLLLRNYLHYNLYDQAEKLRSKAPRFEAHSNQQFCRYLFYLGKIRTIQLEYTDAKESLLQAARKAPIAARGFRIQCNKWAVIVRLLLGEIPERTVFVQNGMKKALRPYFELTNAVRIGDLELFRTVAEKFASTFSSDRTHSLIVRLRHNVIRTGLRNISISYSRISLVDVARKLRLDSANPVADAESIVAKAIRDGAIDATVDHTNGWMVSKETGDVYSTNEPQLAFNSRIAFCLNMHNEAVRALRFPPNSHKEKESAEKRRERQQQEQELAKHIAEEDDEEF; from the exons GGAAGACAACTGAAGATGTGGAGATGAAAGAGGTTCTGGAAGCCCCTTCCAATTCTGTTCCTTCCTCTGTTCCGTCTGTCCTACACC ATTTGAAGGAGATAGCATCTCTTATTGAAATGGGTACGTATGCCAAGGAAGTGCGCCGCATTATGCGTGCGGTCCGCCTCACAATCGCGCTTAGGCGCAAGCTGAATGCTCCGACGCTGTCCACGTTCCTCTGTTTCACACTCATCCCAGGTTCTGATGCGCACTCGAGGCTCTCATCCTATGTTCCTAAG GAAGATGAGCATGAAATGGAAATTGATACTGCAACATCTGCAACTCAAGCTCCTGCTAAGCATTCTCTGCCCGAGGTTGAGATCTACTGTTACTTGCTTGTGTTGATATTTCTGATTGACCAAAAGAGATACAATGAG GCTAAAGCTTGTTCCTCAGCAAGTATTGCTCGCGTGAAGAACCTGAATAGAAGAACTGTTGATGTTTTAGCATCTAGGCTGTACTTCTACTACTCGTACAGCTACGAGCTTACGGATAGTCTTTCTGAAATTCGACG GAACCTCCTTGCATTACACCGGATGGCCACGCTACGTCATGATGAGCTTGGCCAG GAAACTCTGCTCAACCTTCTACTCCGTAATTACCTCCACTACAATTTATACGATCAGGCGGAGAAACTGAGGTCAAAGGCACCACGTTTTGAAGCACACTCAAATCAGCAG TTTTGTAGGTACCTTTTCTACCTGGGGAAGATTAGGACCATTCAGTTGGAGTATACAGATGCGAAAGAGAGTCTTCTGCAAGCAGCTCGCAAGGCCCCCATTGCAGCCCGGGGCTTCCGCATCCAATGCAACAAGTGGGCTGTGATAGTCCGTTTACTTCTGGGAGAGATCCCAGAGAGAACTGTTTTCGTGCAGAATGGCATGAAGAAGGCTCTTAGGCCTTACTTTGAGCTTACTAAT GCTGTTCGAATTGGGGACCTAGAACTGTTTCGGACTGTTGCGGAGAAGTTTGCTAGCACCTTCAGCTCAGATCGGACCCACAGCCTCATTGTGAGGCTGCGCCACAATGTCATCAGGACCGGGTTACGCAACATCAGCATCTCTTACTCCCGAATTTCGCTGGTTGATGTTGCCAGAAAGTTGAGGCTGGACTCTGCCAACCCTGTGGCAGATGCTGAGAGCATTGTGGCAAAGGCAATCAGAGACGGTGCGATTGATGCCAcggtggaccacacgaatggttggatggtgtcaAAGGAGACTGGGGATGTGTACTCTACAAATGAGCCTCAGCTAGCTTTCAATTCTAGGATCGCGTTCTGCCTGAACATGCACAATGAGGCGGTGAGGGCCCTGCGATTCCCACCAAACTCCCACAAGGAGAAAGAGAGTGCTGAGAAGAGGCGGGAGAGGCAGCAGCAGGAGCAAGAGCTCGCAAAGCATATTGCggaggaagatgatgaagaattttGA